CATCATATTACTGAATTTAAGGCACTCCATGTAAAAGCCACCAGAACAGATTTTTCCATGCATACCTTCTATTGAGTCCCTACCACCACCTTCATCCAAAAGAATTGCTACATGTCCACTTGAAGCTTTTGCGAAAATCTGTCCCGGCATCGGTCAGCTTGCCTAATTTTTGAGTGAACTGAACGTAGTTTTACTGCCTGCACATTAACAGAAGACCATGATAATAGAAAAACAGCAGAACCGAAATTACATTGCTCCAGTAATAAAATTCAATGTTACATAACTGTTTCTCTGTACAGCAGCAACCTTACAGTTCATTATGCAGTAAGCCAGCATGTCCAAATACCCATTTGTATAGCATAACCTCATCTTCTCACAGCTCTCACAGGTTCAATCAACAAACCAAGAGAAACCGCCCTTACATAAAAGAATAACTGTATCTTCCACGATCTCTCATAAAGAACGGGTGTCTAAGGGCCTCTCGTGCTTTCAGACGCTCAGTCGGATCATAGCGGAGCAGCCCTTGCAGAAGATCAATCAAATCCCCAGCAGAATGATCAACATGCTGCGTTACCAGGTTCTGCAACAGGACTCGATTACATGTCGACCACCAGGAGATAATCAAGTACTTAATTAAATACTAAACAGTAAAGGTACTGTGCAGGCAAGGGTGAAAAGAAACTCTGTTCCCACTTCAGAAACAAAAATAGCAGCTTATTACCTCAAGGCGACGCAACTTATAAACTGCTCTCACGCTTTCACTTGAAGTTGCCCCTTCAGGCCAATCCAACCGCAGTCCTCGCCGGAAATACTTCTCAGCACGGCGGCTGTGAGAAAATGCAAAAGAACAAAGCTAAATCTCAAAACAACCAAGCATTTTCGTGACCATTTAGTCTCAGATTTATGGATCCTTATTCACCAATCATGTAACATTTTCATCTGAACATGTAATAAAGCAGCACAATATAAATGCATCAGATGAGGTACAAAACAAATTTGCTCTTACTCAGCTCTAGTGGCCATGTGCGGTGGCAGTGGGCCTAACACCCTCTCCATCATAGCCAGATGCTCCAAGTTCTCATGGGTTTGAAAGAGTGCCTCTCCCTGTTTTTAGTAAAAGAGAAAAGTAAGCAAACATAATTAGAATTGCttaaacaaaccttaaccctgtACCATCCACCCAATGCATATCTTCATCCATTTCTACACACTGCATGACGTACACAATATAGACAGAAACAAGGTTCGGTAACTTAGTATGAAAGACAATtctagaatttgattttgaggCCAAGAAACTTCATCTCAAAATTATCctgatgataataaaatttataCAAATGCAAGTGAAAAATCAATTTAAGCTTTTTACACCTCACAACAGTAAGAAGTGGGAATAACAAGCAAATATCAGAATACCTTTTCTAAATATAATATATGTCAGACTTTTCACCCTTCCACTCGATATACCAAGCATCATGTTCGGACACAGCGGTACTTTCACGGCAACCTAGTACCTGATGCTTATGACTattaaaattcaaaacagaTTATCTTCTTGGACTTGACATACCATAAGGAGAAATCAAATAGTCTACCATGCTATACTTGTTATGTTCTATATGCTTGTACAAGTGTTAATTAGTAACTTTGGTTCACCTAACTAGATGAAGCACAAGGAGAACATAATGTCAGCATGACCGCATCTGCAATTCTTACATATCTAGGATCATCTATCACCATTTAAACTGTCTTTGGGCATGTAAAAATGGTTATACTCCAATTCAATCACTATTGTCCATGCTCATGCAGATAGCACTGCACTGCATCAAAGCATCCAGGAAACTATAGCTTAGAGGATCCAGAGCTGCACACTAACCATTGGCTTTTGAAAAGAGTAAAGTTATAATAACAAGTATCAGGTCCATTTAGAGGAGAAAATGGCAGAAGAATGTTTCCCCATTCACTAAATCATGAATAGGGCTATGCTTGCATATCTCCAAAGAGGACGAAGGGAAAGAACACAAACACACAATACTTAGCCTTAACATGCGCAATTCTTCATCACACCAGTTCTGTTTATGACTTCATTAGCACGTAAAAGGAACTTGTCAGTCAAAATTGCATGTTATGAAGAAGAAAGTATGGGATTTTAAGTCATTTGCAGATCATGCTTCAGGGACCATTCATAAGACCACAATCTAGGCCACTGATCTAAACATATCCACCTCAAACAACCACTTCCTCATTTTCCATCCAGCAACAAAAAAACATTGGCTTGCTAGAGAAACTCTAGCTGGTATATTAGCAGGCGCAAAATACATTCTCCAGATATTGCAAATAAGCAATTACTAAATTCATAATGAAGTGTACAGATCACAATGAAGCTTAACAATGATTAAACTACTGATT
The Phoenix dactylifera cultivar Barhee BC4 chromosome 3, palm_55x_up_171113_PBpolish2nd_filt_p, whole genome shotgun sequence DNA segment above includes these coding regions:
- the LOC103705931 gene encoding serine/threonine-protein kinase AFC1-like isoform X2, producing the protein MHDLRLIHTDLKPENILLVSSECIKFLTRSAKDGSFFKNLPKSSAIKLIDFGSTTFEHQDHSYVVSTRHYRAPEVILGLRWNYPCDLWSVGCILVELCSGEALFQTHENLEHLAMMERVLGPLPPHMATRADRRAEKYFRRGLRLDWPEGATSSESVRAVYKLRRLENLVTQHVDHSAGDLIDLLQGLLRYDPTERLKAREALRHPFFMRDRGRYSYSFM